The stretch of DNA GAATAACAAGGCAATCTGGACCCAAGCCAGACTCGGCAGCAAAGCGGTGCAGGAGACCATAGTCAAGACGATCCACCGTGATAACAGCTTACTTAGTGTCGGCGATGTCTGGGTGGCTGACGGTCATACTCTCGCCTTTGATATTATCAATCCTAAGACCGGCAAAGCTCAACGTATGACCATGATTATGGTATTGGATTGGGCAAGCCGTTATCCGGTGGGAGCAGCCCTTGCATTTACAGAGGACAGTCAGCATATCCAGATTGCCTTTAGAAACGCCTTCCTCAACTATGGCGGAGTGCCGAAGTTCGTCTATCTCGATAACGGCAAAGCCTTCCGCAGTAAACTATTCAATGAGAAGTGGCAGGAGCACGATCTGACCAGTGACCTGGCAGGTATCTTCCCCAGACTGGGGATACAGGTAGCCTTCGCTGAGAGCTATAATGCCAAAGCAAAGATTATCGAGCGGTTCTTCAAGACCTTTCAGGAACGCTTTGAACGGTTCATCTCATCCTTCAGAGGTGCATCCATAGCCGATAAGCCTGCCACGCTGATGCGGAACGAGAAATGGGCAAAAAAGATGTATGAATCTGTACCACCCACTATTGAGGAAGCGATGCAAATGATCGGATTCTTTATCCGCAAGATGTATGGAGAGCATCCCCATAGCGGACTCGAAGGCAAAACACCTTGGCAGGTTTATAGCTCAAGCCCGGTGCTGACTGAGCAGAAGATCGAAGCTTCCCGGCTCAACTTCCTGATGATGTCGGCAGAGCGCAAGACCCTGCGTAATAACGGCATCAAACTCAACAAGCTGATGTACTGGGATACGGCTCTGATGGAGCATATCGGTAAGGAAGTGGTAATCAGATACGACCTTGCCGATCTGCGCTGGATAGTAGTTTATGACATGCAAGACAACTACATCTGCCAGGCGGAAGTCAGGAGATCGCAAGACCCGTTTGTATATCTCGATAAAGACAATCCCATCTCGCATGCAGAACTTAATAAAGAGCAGAAAGCCAATAAACGCTATCAGAGAAACATCGCCAACCAAACCAAGTTTATCGTCCGCAGGACGCAGGAAGTGGTGGATGAAATGATAAAACCGCTGCCGATTGCCAGTATAGAAACCAATCCAACTTTTATCCAACCGCCAACACTTGAAGCGCCTAAACCGAGTCCGGAGCAACTGATGGAAGAACTGGATAAGCAAGTGCAAAAGACGCTGCCAAATCTGTTGGATAAACCCAAGCTCATAGTGCCAATCGATGATGATGAAGAGATCAAACCCAAAGAGAAGAGCTATGAAGAGATGCTCAAGTTCATAGGAATCATGTAGGAGGAATACAATGAAACAGAATCAACTTGTAAAAATATCCAATGTAGTCGAAGCCGACCAGTGCATCAACTACCTGATGAACAGACCCAAAATGGAGATGGTCGGACTGGGACTGATTTATGGTCGTCCCGGACTCGGCAAGACCACTTATGCTCAGCGCATGGCATTCCAGAGAGGATACATCTACCTGAGACTGGAAGCCACTTCGACCCCCAAGTCCTTTGCCGTCAATCTGCTGACAGCGCTTTATCAGAGATTTGAATTGGGTAGTTACATTCCCTCGGGAACTACCAATAACATCTTCAGCCTCTGTATGCAGATATTAGATGAGCATGAAGAGATGGTAATCGTGATCGATGAGATCGATTATGCCTTCCAGCAAGATAAACTGCTCGGAGCGATCCGGGATATCGTGGATGAAACGATGACGGTGGTGATCCTGGTTGGTATGCAGAATGCCAAGGATCGGCTCTCCCAGATCAATGAATACTACTTCGATAGATGCAATTCCTTCTATGAGTTCAAGCAAGTCGACAGGAAGGACATCAAGCTGCTGGCAAAGGAAGTTCTGGAAGTTGAAGTGACCGAAGCGATAGTCGATAGAATACATACCGCTGCCAAGGGCAACTTAAGAAAAGCCATGAAAATGATGCACTCCATTGAAACCGGTGGCATTAGGATGGAAGAGTCTCCCACCAAGATAATCGATCTTACGGTTGCAAAATGACATCCAGAGACCTGGTGCTCAACTTTGTAAAGCAGTTCAGGAAGCCCTTCACGGCTCAGACCTTAGCGAGCATGACCGCTCTTGATACATCAGTGGTCGAACCGGTGCTGATTGAACTGCTGGAAGCCGGTACCATCAAACTTAAATCACACCAGGAAGGCATTTATGTCTTGGCTAACCGCTATAATCCCAAGGTCTGCTACAAT from Candidatus Cloacimonadaceae bacterium encodes:
- a CDS encoding Mu transposase C-terminal domain-containing protein gives rise to the protein MEKSDSVYDMIDMDNLEQNYQNAAALIKAGAKIEIPGVKLKLITPIHTDKKVKFKDASKPIPVKVKTTEVAKPEPEDEEIESFAIPYEVDSVSDDTRSVINLEPESKELLSFMPEAQYLSQFCELVLDRLDQYEAKLEAWNSIAEDYNNGRLVPELFKLRGKRTERSLRKWVDQYKDTSRDMFALLHKGKHQLRKRKVTYLEQHFLLKLLLTPQKVKIYSAVNTLKDYARLGALESPTSIPTLVRWANEWETNNKAIWTQARLGSKAVQETIVKTIHRDNSLLSVGDVWVADGHTLAFDIINPKTGKAQRMTMIMVLDWASRYPVGAALAFTEDSQHIQIAFRNAFLNYGGVPKFVYLDNGKAFRSKLFNEKWQEHDLTSDLAGIFPRLGIQVAFAESYNAKAKIIERFFKTFQERFERFISSFRGASIADKPATLMRNEKWAKKMYESVPPTIEEAMQMIGFFIRKMYGEHPHSGLEGKTPWQVYSSSPVLTEQKIEASRLNFLMMSAERKTLRNNGIKLNKLMYWDTALMEHIGKEVVIRYDLADLRWIVVYDMQDNYICQAEVRRSQDPFVYLDKDNPISHAELNKEQKANKRYQRNIANQTKFIVRRTQEVVDEMIKPLPIASIETNPTFIQPPTLEAPKPSPEQLMEELDKQVQKTLPNLLDKPKLIVPIDDDEEIKPKEKSYEEMLKFIGIM
- a CDS encoding AAA family ATPase, translating into MKQNQLVKISNVVEADQCINYLMNRPKMEMVGLGLIYGRPGLGKTTYAQRMAFQRGYIYLRLEATSTPKSFAVNLLTALYQRFELGSYIPSGTTNNIFSLCMQILDEHEEMVIVIDEIDYAFQQDKLLGAIRDIVDETMTVVILVGMQNAKDRLSQINEYYFDRCNSFYEFKQVDRKDIKLLAKEVLEVEVTEAIVDRIHTAAKGNLRKAMKMMHSIETGGIRMEESPTKIIDLTVAK